Genomic segment of Drosophila simulans strain w501 chromosome 2R, Prin_Dsim_3.1, whole genome shotgun sequence:
TCGTAACGCTTCTTCTCCAGGCCATCGATAAACGCATCCAGCTCCGCGTCCAGCTGGGCCGCCAGCTCCAGACGCTCCTCATCTGTCCAGTTTTTTTGTGCCGCCAGTTGTTCCATTTGGTCTAATCAGAAACAGTGTGACCGCATACTAGCCGTTACAATATACCAACTGGCCATTAGGTGCCGCAGATTTCCTAAAGGTGGCGCCtctaaaatatctaaaatatcCGCCTATCGATAGTCGTCACCGTCCTTCTTTAAACTAGCTAAGCTCTGAACGCATTATGATTACAAGCTTAACATGGTAAAACATTAAACTTTAGGATGCTATCCGCAACTGTCGTGATGTGTCAGAAACATCGATAGTCGCCATAACATATTGATATTGTATGTGCGTTTTAAAATTATCGATGCGCTGATGACCCATTCATCGGCGTTTTCCCACCCCTAATGGGGCAGAGACGCGACTGAGCTGGGACGTACCGTTACCGTTGGCAGAGACGCGACtgagaaataaaattaaaacgtcGACGTTCCTTCCTCGCAGAAGAAaccaatcaaaataaaaacaaacagagcgTGCGTTCGCGCCAAATACTTAACAACAATTAGCAAACGTAAGAAGCAAAGTGAGTGTCGTCGGCTGCGGGAGCCCGTGTGCCCAGCTTGGAACTGGGATCCGACCCAGTCCACGTCCGTCTCGTCCCCGCTAAATTTGTAACTCTTGTTTCCCCGTCTTGTCCCCTCAGTGCATACCCTCACGGCGGCCATTGAGATGGACAAGCTGGATGCCAATCTTGAGCAGCAGTTTGATCTCAATCTCATCGAGGCTGTCAAGCTGAACCCAGTGATATACGACAGGTCGCACTACAATTACAAGCACTTTGTGCGCAAGGCCCAGACCTGGAAACAAATCGCCGAAACGCTCGGTGTGCCTGGTAAGTGAAATTCGGCTGGTTTTGGCTACGGGTTTTCTGCTTTCTGTCAGCCGTCTTCGCTCCGTGCCCCAACCAGCCCCAGCCAATTGATTAATTCTGCGCGGGCGCGGGTCGCAGGGGGCGGGGCAAGTCagtcgacgacgacgacagaAAACGACGCAAAAGTGAACGGCGACGCGGCGCAGTAGCTGGCTGATGGTTAGGAAATGACAGGGGCGGATCTAGTCGTGTGAGGGTGTGCACGGGGTGCCCCGCtcataaattacattttatgcgAATTTTATTTAGTGCATTTATGTGGTTGCATTTAGAATGCTGTTCACTAATAATTATACCTGCATTAATTTCGATCTGTAACGATCCGCTCGAAAATAAGCGCCCCTTTTGGGCGCTGGAACTCCGGCCCTGACCGCTCTGTCGGTGTGAAGACTGTGCTCAGTCGATATTTTTGAAGTTGCTGTACTTTGCCGTCGCGTCGCAGTAGTTGTCTCGCTCGCTCCGCAGCCATTCTGCTTGCGCCAGCGTTTATTTTCGTCCACTGCGACTGCGATGTGCGCTGCTCACACACGTATACATGCATACAGCATACAGTGGCGGAAAACAGTTTGGCACGGGTTATAAATTCGTATTTATtagtaaaataaatgattGGCCCAGTTCTTTAGGAGGATCTAAAGATTTGGctgatatttttattattgattaGGATGAGAATTCGGAACTTAAAATATAGGGCTTTGGGAGTGCCAATAGATAAGCACAATTTAGAACAGCTGTCCCAACACTTTAGAGCCCCACTGTACATACCGGGAACCGACCAGGCagctttcgtttcgttttcatgAGTATACCAACAAAATTTACCGTTCACCCCACCCCCTTTGACGGCCTTTGATCGAACCTTAAATTTTCGCCCAAATCGCTGCACCTCATCCGCTTTCGATTATGCAAGTAGGTGGCTGGAAAGCTGGAGTTGCAACCAAGTGGAGCCAGCAGCAATGCCACAGGTTTCCGTCTCCTGGCAGCGGGCAGCGGGAGTCGGCGACGGCACAGCCACCGTCACGTCAACGTCTCTGCTGGCGCTGGGAAGCTGCTGTCCGCTGCCTTCCTTCTGccaccgccgctgctgctgccaacgGTTTGTTTTGGTTCCCGATTTGATGCTTCTTGGGGTGGGTTTGATGGCATAGTTCTAGTTTCTGCACAGTTCCGAACCGCACTAGTCCAGAGCTTCTTGAAGAACCTTATGTGGAGAGCCGCCACGCACAGCTGCGCAGGTGTGCTTGCACCGGTTGTTATGAACAGGTCTTCGAGGAAAAGCATTTATTCATTGTAACAGATACAAGATTTCAGTTTATATTAgatttgtaatattttcagAAACACTTCATTTACTTACGAATCTGGCTTCTTTTGGAATGTAACTTCATTTATAGAGGTATACTTTATCAATCATTTGACGGGTTAACCGATAagatatatatgatatgatgatatatgtatttacacACAGACGTACAGAGACGAACTTAATTATAGGCACAGTCCTTTGTGTTATTCATTTGTATCACTTCATTTATTTGGAGGAATTGCAGTTGACAAAGAATGTTgataaatttaactttttttaatGTGGTAGTTTAGGAACGTGTATGATGAGTTTAAACATTGCATCTCGTTGCTAGAGTAAACAATCTATATTGAGTCAGCCAGCTCATCCGTTTAGCCGATGAACTTTTGGAAACATGTGATACATTTAAGGCTTactaaaacaattttttattatttttcaagtgAGTCAGTAGAAAGGCAGTCAGTAATTTCTCAAAAAAATGTTACACAAATTTCAGCCGAAATATGAGATTATGCGACCTCTTTAAAGTCTACCAACCAAGCAGTAGAAGTTAACGCTTCTATATTTTAATAGTCAATACATAAAGGCATTAGTTTAATAACTATTAAATATGGACCTTTAATAATCATAAACCAAAAATCTTTTCATTTTAGAACAAAAATGTACGAAGCGATGGAAGAGTCTGCGCGACAAGTTCGCCCGCGAGATGAAACTATGTCAGGAATCGCGCTGGCGTTACTTCAAGCAGATGCAATTCCTGGTTGACTCCATCCGCCAGTACCGAGAGTCGCTGCTCGGCAAGTGCGCCAATGGGAGTCAAAACGCCAACCAGGTGGCCGATccgtcgcagcagcagcaggcgcagcaacaGACCGTCGTGGATATATTTGCACAGCCCTTCAACGGCAGCGCCACAACCTCGGCCCAGGCACTGACCCATCCGCATGGTAGGTGAACCAGCATTTAAGCACCAGAGATCCCCGCTAAATACTTCGGTCTCTTGCAGAAATTACTGTCACCAGCGATGCACAGCTGGCAACTGCCGTGGGCAAGGACCAAAAGCCATACTTCTACGAGCCGCCACTCAAGCGGGAACGCAGTGAGGAGGAGCACAGCGACAACATGCTCAACACCATCAAGATTTTCCAAAACAACGTCTCGCAGGCGGTCAGCGCCGAGGACCAGTCGTTCGGCATGGTAGTCACGGACATGCTCAACACGCTGGGCGTGCGACAAAAAGCCGAGGCGAAGGTGCACATCATCAAGTATCTGACGGACATGCAGCTTTTGGCACAGCACAACAAGTACTAACTGTCGGGCGGCTGTCAccggcagctgctgcagctgctccaacTGGAGAGCGTTCTGCCCTGAGATCAAACGAGAACGGACCCACGGCTACCCACATCCAAATCTACACGGGCTTGGGGGTCCTGTGCGGTCATTTTCTACAGTTCATAGGTCTTAAAGTCAAACTACAGAATAACATTAGACGTAACATCCCACAGCGTAAACCATAACGCGTAATGATACTTCCCCACGCCCACACGTagacaaacatatatatttatatgcttaGTTGGCCCCATGATCGGTGATTTAATTCGCGCCCAGTTCTCAGCTCTGTACAAAAAATGCGATTGAAAATAGCGATTCTAGAATTATGAGTAGCTTGTTAAAAGACCGTGGAAACACTTTATATGCAGCGTATTGTAAATTTTGACTACGATTTAGTTGTAATTTGCCATCGGGTCTTAGCTCTAAAACTAAGTATACAcgtaaaagttatttttattttataagttCTGTTGTAATATGCTGAAAACGTTGAAAGACACTTTGAAATGCTTTAATTAAGTGTGACAGAGGGAAACATAAAACACCTTTTTCATAGTGATCGCATATTACACACTTTACATGGATACGAGTAAAATCGAAATAGTTGCCGGCAACGTCAGTTGCTAACcatttttaatgattaatCGTGCAATTATTTGGTATTAAATGGAACATTTGAAAGTAACTGACTAGTTTCAATCGGGGTGATGTGGCAACGCCGCGAGCCAGcggcataaacaaaatcagcTGTGCGAGCTAATGGTTGATTTTATGTAATTGAAATGGACACAAAATCGGATAATGCTGACTCAAAATCGGACAAATCCAAAGAATCACTGAATGACGCATGGGCAGTAAGTATCCAGCTACTGTAATAGATCCGAGACTCAGGAATTCCCTTTACAGATCCGACCCTGTCATCTGTACAAGGAGGAGTACGACGACTGCACGAGCTTTAAGGCGCGCTTCCACCAGTACTTTATATTTGGTAAGGACACAGATTGCTCACAATGGCTAACTGATTACCGGAACTGCGAACGATATCAGCAGTCCAACGGCAACGATGTGGCTGCCGGCAAAGCGGTGATCAAAAGCGAGGAGGAGCGCCGCAAGATCCGCCTGCGCGCCCACTTCGCTAACGACACTTGGCAGAAGCGTAAGGAGCCACCGCTGGATTGGGCTGCACCTCTGCCGGACTGGATGGAGAAGCGAAACGAGAATACCTATCTTGAGGTTAAGCAAAA
This window contains:
- the LOC6733245 gene encoding transcription factor Adf-1 isoform X1: MHTLTAAIEMDKLDANLEQQFDLNLIEAVKLNPVIYDRSHYNYKHFVRKAQTWKQIAETLGVPEQKCTKRWKSLRDKFAREMKLCQESRWRYFKQMQFLVDSIRQYRESLLGKCANGSQNANQVADPSQQQQAQQQTVVDIFAQPFNGSATTSAQALTHPHEITVTSDAQLATAVGKDQKPYFYEPPLKRERSEEEHSDNMLNTIKIFQNNVSQAVSAEDQSFGMVVTDMLNTLGVRQKAEAKVHIIKYLTDMQLLAQHNKY
- the LOC6733246 gene encoding UPF0545 protein C22orf39 homolog isoform X1; protein product: MDTKSDNADSKSDKSKESLNDAWAIRPCHLYKEEYDDCTSFKARFHQYFIFGKDTDCSQWLTDYRNCERYQQSNGNDVAAGKAVIKSEEERRKIRLRAHFANDTWQKRKEPPLDWAAPLPDWMEKRNENTYLEVKQKELSGQAAPQGEERSLCTIM
- the LOC6733246 gene encoding uncharacterized protein LOC6733246 isoform X2, encoding MTHGQSDPVICTRRSTTTARALRRASTSTLYLQSNGNDVAAGKAVIKSEEERRKIRLRAHFANDTWQKRKEPPLDWAAPLPDWMEKRNENTYLEVKQKELSGQAAPQGEERSLCTIM
- the LOC6733245 gene encoding transcription factor Adf-1 isoform X2; the protein is MDKLDANLEQQFDLNLIEAVKLNPVIYDRSHYNYKHFVRKAQTWKQIAETLGVPEQKCTKRWKSLRDKFAREMKLCQESRWRYFKQMQFLVDSIRQYRESLLGKCANGSQNANQVADPSQQQQAQQQTVVDIFAQPFNGSATTSAQALTHPHEITVTSDAQLATAVGKDQKPYFYEPPLKRERSEEEHSDNMLNTIKIFQNNVSQAVSAEDQSFGMVVTDMLNTLGVRQKAEAKVHIIKYLTDMQLLAQHNKY